The following coding sequences lie in one Sulfuricella sp. genomic window:
- a CDS encoding SPOR domain-containing protein, giving the protein MVEQAVNDDHAEIKKRAMQRLIVAGALVAAAVIALTVLSNKTDEPATPVNIPKTPAITTAQPAPPEPVQEVGEEPAAETQIPEEPPVPDSEATPAIPPPPPPQVVNKPSQTTPRAAAKESGAPEKTSEPQAVTISPAPAAKKPAGPMLAESKPAVAATAPPVKTAEPIAPKGYVVQLGLFSNHENAVQLQKRLADHGIKSHTETRLHVGPFQNKADADQAMNKIRGMGINAVLAPAH; this is encoded by the coding sequence ATGGTGGAACAAGCGGTCAACGACGATCACGCCGAGATCAAGAAACGCGCCATGCAACGCCTCATTGTTGCCGGCGCCCTGGTGGCGGCCGCGGTCATCGCGCTAACTGTTTTAAGCAACAAAACGGATGAACCCGCAACGCCCGTCAACATTCCAAAAACACCGGCCATCACAACAGCGCAACCCGCTCCGCCCGAACCAGTGCAGGAAGTTGGCGAAGAACCAGCCGCCGAAACGCAAATACCTGAAGAACCGCCCGTTCCTGATAGCGAAGCAACTCCCGCCATACCGCCGCCTCCGCCGCCACAGGTCGTGAACAAACCCAGCCAGACCACGCCCAGAGCCGCCGCAAAAGAAAGCGGAGCGCCGGAAAAAACCAGCGAGCCGCAAGCAGTCACGATCTCCCCTGCCCCTGCGGCAAAAAAACCTGCCGGGCCCATGCTAGCAGAGAGCAAGCCCGCTGTTGCAGCCACGGCGCCTCCCGTCAAAACGGCTGAACCCATCGCGCCCAAAGGCTACGTGGTCCAGCTCGGCCTGTTCTCCAACCATGAGAATGCTGTCCAGCTCCAGAAGCGGCTAGCGGACCATGGCATCAAGTCCCATACCGAGACCCGCCTCCATGTCGGCCCGTTCCAGAACAAGGCCGATGCCGATCAGGCCATGAACAAAATCCGGGGCATGGGAATCAACGCAGTCCTGGCCCCCGCCCATTAA
- a CDS encoding peroxiredoxin, producing MMDQVVSDFELPASGEKPFRLNALRGKKVVLYFYPRDSTPGCTTEAQQFRDLHAQFQAAGCEIYGISRDSLKSHQNFKAKQDLPFELLSDGEEIACTLFGVIKMKNMYGKQVRGIERSTFVVDAAGVLRREWRGVKVAGHAQEVLDFVRGI from the coding sequence ATGATGGATCAGGTTGTCAGCGATTTCGAGTTGCCGGCAAGCGGCGAAAAACCGTTCCGGCTGAATGCCTTGCGTGGAAAAAAAGTGGTGCTGTATTTCTATCCCAGGGATTCCACGCCGGGCTGCACCACCGAGGCCCAGCAATTCCGCGATCTGCATGCGCAATTCCAGGCGGCAGGGTGCGAGATTTACGGCATCTCGCGCGACAGCCTGAAGTCCCACCAGAATTTCAAGGCCAAACAGGATTTGCCGTTCGAGTTATTGAGCGATGGCGAAGAAATAGCCTGCACGCTATTTGGTGTGATCAAAATGAAGAATATGTACGGCAAACAAGTACGGGGCATCGAACGCAGTACCTTCGTGGTCGATGCTGCCGGGGTGCTGCGCCGGGAGTGGCGGGGCGTCAAGGTGGCTGGTCATGCTCAGGAAGTGCTGGATTTCGTCAGGGGGATATGA